The Synchiropus splendidus isolate RoL2022-P1 chromosome 8, RoL_Sspl_1.0, whole genome shotgun sequence genome has a window encoding:
- the LOC128764106 gene encoding lysophosphatidic acid receptor 6-like, which yields MKAYGERELSLSLTGQSASKCCWWIEQTNHHYTLKKRFFCAASLYDHHASSSLESEGSANITVSGNSPRTSSLGLSMTITTKDGLPLILTESLCHCYRTPHHCFTVLNHSLDTILRQSNKSLTLLQLHFCISHRNMSNDTMQEKNLLYAGFYGCIMVLGFPLNAVSLWILCRRHSLKSPSSVFMVSLALSDLLLTVSLPLRVYYHATGTWPLGNAACASSKMLFRYNLRCSCIFITLISVDRLLAVVFPLKTRHLRTVANAWKTAALIWVLLICMCIPESVDLFGPLKCSNETNPSENHHHGKKTGYMVFLLFLLLVNIVSTVLVIQALCKSDNSKIIKNRVNVMILFLMNFIMFAVFFLPLAIAQLHSLTDNRSIEWSVKPLTCLASANCCVDPLLYYFSFDGFWKKDRPGREISTTNALPV from the exons ATGAAAGCATATGGTGAACGAGAACTGAGCTTGAGCTTG ACAGGACAAAGCGCCAGTAAGTGCTGCTGGTGGATTGAGCAGACTAACCACCACTACACACTGAAGAAGCGCTTCTTCTGCGCAGCCTCACTGTACGATCATCATGCATCGTCCTCTTTAGAGTCAGA AGgatcagcaaacatcacagtCAGTGGAAACTCCCCTCGAACCTCATCTCTCGGTCTGTCCATGACAATAACAACCAAGGATGGTTTACCCCTCATCCTTACTGAGTCCCTCTGTCACTGCTACAGGACACCTCACCACTGCTTCACTGTCCTCAACCACTCACTTGACACA ATTTTGAGGCAAAGTAACAAG TCGTTGACATTACTGCAGTTGCACTTCTGCATTTCACACAGAAACATGTCCAACGACACCATGCAGGAGAAGAATTTGCTGTACGCTGGATTCTATGGATGCATCATGGTACTGGGTTTTCCTCTCAATGCTGTGTCCTTGTGGATTCTGTGTCGCCGTCACAGCCTCAAATCCCCCAGTTCCGTCTTCATGGTCAGTCTGGCGCTCTCTGACCTTCTGCTGACCGTCTCTCTGCCCCTGAGGGTCTACTACCATGCCACGGGAACCTGGCCTCTAGGCAACGCAGCTTGTGCCTCATCCAAAATGCTCTTTCGCTACAACCTCCGCTGCAGCTGCATCTTCATCACCCTCATCAGTGTGGATcgtctgctggccgtggttttCCCTCTCAAGACCCGACACCTGAGAACTGTGGCCAACGCTTGGAAAACAGCAGCACTCATCTGGGTCCTCCTGATCTGCATGTGCATCCCGGAGAGTGTGGACCTTTTTGGACCCCTAAAGTGCTCCAATGAGACGAACCCGTCTGAAAATCATcatcatggaaaaaaaacaggttacATGGTGTTTCTCCTTTTTCTGCTGTTGGTCAACATTGTGTCCACGGTTTTGGTGATTCAGGCTTTGTGCAAGTCAGACAACTCCAAAATCATCAAGAACAGAGTAAATGTAATGATTCTCTTCCTAATGAACTTCATCATGTTCGCTGTGTTTTTTTTGCCGCTGGCCATTGCACAGTTGCACAGTTTAACTGACAACCGTTCAATAGAGTGGTCGGTTAAACCTTTGACATGTCTTGCGTCTGCCAACTGCTGTGTGGATCCACTGTTGTACTACTTTTCTTTTGACGGGTTCTGGAAGAAAGACCGGCCTGGAAGAGAAATTTCAACAACAAACGCACTTCCTGTATGA
- the LOC128764105 gene encoding proteinase-activated receptor 3-like, with translation MLQTTTSDSQLRSRTYYGCCTGQMVLKALEKSKNMTLITSAGHQMGERLLQHTDDSIFNPDTGPVGKLQRVQGGAHHGSEVVQNGASVRVAHTIATDQTATITTIGYSPAVMVRLVLGPVPVAHCNLELVSVFTQVTPGSCLHPSCSLPFTSFNLCPLPSATESKCLNSSIFKTSSFTLIFFSNSSVASDLHITRKHRSNQGNSTLTSQAMEGENKLVLSVFTARGAVTFFNSLTLLQLHFCTSHRNMSNDTMQEKDLLYAGFYGCIMVLGFLLNAVSLWILCRRHSLKSPSSVFMVNLALSDLLLTVSLPLRVYYHATGTWPLGNAACVSTRMLFRYNLRCSCIFITLISVDRLLAVVFPLKTRHLRTAPNAWKTAALIWVLLIIVCVPDGVDLFEDLKRPNKTTCLMRHDQRDSKSLIKCVVEVVCLLSMLLVSIVSMVLVTRTLCKSDNSKIIKNRVNVIILFLMNMIMFAVFFLPLAIAHLLPEETLVEPLKCLASANCCVDPLLYYFSFDGFWKKDQPRREISRT, from the exons ATGCTGCAGACTACCACCTCTGACTCACAGCTGCGCAGCCGCACGTACTATGGATG CTGCACTGGCCAGATGGTGTTGAAGGCACTGGAGAAGTCAAAAAACATGACCCTCATAACTTCGGCCGGTCACCAGATGGGTGAGCGCCTGCTGCAGCATACAGATGACAGCATCTTCAACCCTGATACTGGgcctgtaggcaaactgcaacgGGTCCAGGGTGGAGCTCACCATGGATCGGAGGTGGTCCAAAACGGGG CTTCAGTGAGGGTGGCCCACACCATCGCAACTGACCAGACGGCAACTATCACGACTATAGGATATTCCCCAGCTGTGATG GTCAGACTGGTTCTAGGTCCGGTACCAGTTGCCCACTGCAATTTGGAGCTAGTCAGCGTGTTCACACAGGTCACACCTGGCAGTTGTCTCCACCCTTCATGCAGTCTCCCCTTCACCTCTTTTAATCTCTGTCCATTACCCTCTGCGACTGAATCCAAATGCTTGAACTCATCCATATTCAAAACTAGCTCTTTTACACTCAT TTTCTTCTCCAACTCATCTGTCGCTTCAGATCTTCATATCACCAGGAAACATCGTAGTAACCAAGGAAACTCTACACTGACCTCTCAGGCTATGGAAGGAGA AAATAAACTGGTGCTTTCAGTTTTTACCGCTAGGGGCGCCGTCACTTTCTTTAAT TCGTTGACATTACTGCAGTTGCACTTCTGCACTTCACACAGAAACATGTCCAACGACaccatgcaggagaaggatttGCTGTACGCTGGATTCTATGGATGCATCATGGTACTGGGTTTTCTTCTCAATGCTGTGTCCTTGTGGATTCTGTGTCGCCGTCACAGCCTCAAATCCCCCAGTTCCGTCTTCATGGTGAATCTGGCACTGTCCGACCTTCTGCTGACCGTCTCTCTGCCGCTGAGGGTCTACTACCATGCCACGGGAACCTGGCCTCTAGGCAACGCAGCTTGTGTCTCCACCAGGATGCTCTTTCGCTACAATCTCCGCTGCAGCTGCATCTTCATCACCCTCATCAGTGTGGATcgtctgctggccgtggttttCCCTCTCAAGACCCGACACCTGAGAACTGCGCCCAACGCCTGGAAAACAGCAGCACTCATCTGGGTCCTCCTGATCATTGTGTGCGTCCCGGACGGTGTGGACCTTTTTGAGGACTTGAAGCGCCCCAATAAGACGACCTGTCTCATGCGGCATGATCAGCGTGACAGCAAGTCACTGATCAAGTGTGTTGTTGAGGTGGTGTGTCTGCTTTCTATGCTGTTGGTCAGCATTGTGTCCATGGTTTTGGTGACTCGGACTTTGTGTAAGTCAGACAACTCCAAAATCATCAAGAACAGAGTAAATGTAATAATTCTCTTCCTGATGAACATGATCATGTTCGCTGTGTTTTTCTTGCCGCTGGCCATCGCACATTTATTGCCAGAAGAGACGTTGGTTGAACCTTTAAAATGCCTCGCGAGTGCCAACTGCTGTGTGGATCCACTGTTGTACTACTTTTCTTTTGACGGGTTTTGGAAGAAAGACCAGCCCAGAAGAGAAATttcaagaacatga
- the LOC128764272 gene encoding lysophosphatidic acid receptor 4-like, translating into MSNNTMQEENLLYAGFYGCIMVLGFPLNAVSLWILCRRHSLKSPSSVFMVNLALSDLLLTVSLPLRVYYHATGTWPFGNVACVATRMLFENNLRSSFIFITLISVDRLLAVVFPLRSQRVRTASNAWKTAALIWVLLTIVNIPDSVKLFGKLSDVAPCFTIAAPNPTKCIIEVVFILSLLLVNIVSTVLVTQTLCKLDNSKIIKNRVNVMILFLMTIIMFSVFFLPLAIAHLLPGKLWVKPLACLACANCCVDPLLYYFSLDGFWKRDRPAREVS; encoded by the coding sequence ATGTCCAACAACACCATGCAGGAGGAGAATTTGCTGTACGCTGGATTCTATGGATGCATCATGGTACTGGGTTTTCCTCTCAATGCTGTGTCCTTGTGGATTCTGTGTCGCCGTCACAGCCTCAAATCCCCCAGTTCCGTCTTCATGGTCAACCTGGCGCTGTCCGACCTTCTGCTGACCGTCTCTCTGCCGCTGAGGGTCTACTACCATGCCACGGGAACCTGGCCCTTCGGCAACGTAGCTTGTGTCGCCACCAGGATGCTCTTTGAAAACAACCTCCGCAgcagcttcatcttcatcaccctcaTCAGTGTGGATCGTCTGTTGGCCGTGGTTTTCCCTCTCAGGTCCCAGCGTGTGAGAACTGCGTCAAATGCTTGGAAAACCGCAGCACTCATCTGGGTCCTCTTGACCATTGTGAACATTCCAGACAGTGTGAAACTTTTCGGAAAGCTCTCCGATGTTGCACCCTGTTTTACAATTGCAGCTCCAAATCCAACAAAATGTATTATTGAAGTGGTGTTTATACTCTCTTTGCTGTTGGTCAACATTGTGTCCACGGTTTTGGTGACTCAGACTTTGTGTAAGTTGGACAACTCCAAAATCATCAAGAACAGAGTAAATGTAATGATTCTTTTCCTGATGACCATCatcatgttttctgtgttttttttgccGCTGGCCATTGCGCATTTATTGCCAGGAAAGTTGTGGGTTAAACCCTTAGCATGCCTCGCTTGTGCCAACTGCTGTGTGGATCCACTGTTGTACTACTTTTCTTTGGATGGCTTCTGGAAGAGAGACCGGCCTGCAAGAGAGGTTTCATGA